In the genome of Saccharomonospora viridis DSM 43017, one region contains:
- a CDS encoding alpha/beta fold hydrolase, producing MSDLPLVLLHAYPLDARMWNSVRAPLAERTRLITPDQRGLGRSPLPSDLAEPDLDHAARDVVALLDRLDLDKVVLGGCSMGGYVTFAVLRLAPERVGGLVLIDTKAEADTDAARKNRLAVARRAETEGIHGWLADSMLPNLLGETTRSRRPELVEHVRGLIEQQPPAGVAWAQRAMAARRDATDVLRATDVPAVVVVGEEDTVTPPQAACDIADILPRGELVVLPEAGHLTPLEAPEGVVDAVFRVLG from the coding sequence ATGTCGGATCTGCCGTTGGTGTTGCTGCACGCCTATCCCCTCGACGCCCGTATGTGGAACTCCGTACGGGCGCCGCTGGCCGAGCGGACCCGGTTGATCACACCGGATCAGCGCGGCCTGGGGCGCTCACCACTGCCTTCGGACCTTGCCGAACCGGACCTCGACCATGCCGCCCGCGACGTCGTGGCGCTGCTGGACCGCCTCGACCTCGACAAGGTCGTGCTCGGCGGCTGTTCGATGGGCGGTTACGTGACGTTCGCCGTGTTGCGACTCGCGCCCGAACGCGTGGGAGGACTCGTGCTCATCGACACCAAGGCGGAGGCCGACACCGACGCGGCGCGAAAGAACCGGTTGGCGGTGGCTCGACGGGCCGAGACCGAGGGCATCCACGGTTGGCTGGCCGATTCGATGCTGCCGAACCTACTGGGCGAGACCACCCGCAGCCGTCGTCCCGAACTGGTCGAGCACGTGCGTGGACTCATCGAGCAACAACCGCCCGCCGGGGTGGCGTGGGCGCAACGAGCGATGGCCGCACGCCGTGACGCCACGGACGTCCTGCGTGCAACGGACGTGCCGGCCGTGGTGGTCGTGGGCGAGGAGGACACCGTGACCCCGCCCCAGGCGGCGTGTGATATTGCCGACATTCTGCCTCGTGGGGAGCTTGTCGTGCTTCCCGAAGCGGGCCACCTGACGCCGTTGGAGGCCCCCGAAGGAGTGGTCGACGCGGTCTTTCGTGTGCTGGGCTGA
- a CDS encoding GNAT family N-acetyltransferase: MTRRPTFLRTQRLVLRPFTDDDLPVVVGLQCAHQTHPYELSPRTPSEAQAQFVSWRRHWAEHGFGYLVVEHAETHTVLGVGGVQLSSLDGEQVLNLYYRFFPDAWGHGYASEMGAAVIDWSEHAVPEKPVVVVTAVNNAPARRVAEKLAFSEYRRDHFLGVPTVYYRRDPSTAD; the protein is encoded by the coding sequence ATGACACGGCGGCCGACCTTCCTACGCACACAGCGGCTGGTGCTACGGCCGTTCACCGACGACGACCTACCCGTGGTCGTCGGTCTGCAATGCGCGCACCAGACCCACCCTTACGAGCTCTCCCCTCGCACCCCGAGCGAAGCGCAGGCACAGTTCGTCTCCTGGCGACGGCACTGGGCCGAGCACGGTTTCGGCTATCTGGTGGTGGAACACGCCGAGACCCACACCGTGCTCGGTGTGGGCGGGGTACAGCTCAGCTCGCTCGACGGCGAACAAGTGCTCAACCTGTACTACCGCTTCTTCCCCGACGCCTGGGGTCACGGTTACGCCTCGGAGATGGGCGCGGCGGTGATCGACTGGTCCGAGCACGCGGTCCCCGAGAAGCCCGTGGTCGTAGTCACCGCCGTGAACAACGCCCCGGCGAGGAGGGTGGCGGAGAAGCTGGCGTTCTCCGAGTACCGAAGGGACCACTTCCTGGGCGTGCCCACCGTGTACTACCGCAGAGACCCCTCGACCGCCGACTGA
- a CDS encoding alkaline phosphatase family protein, with amino-acid sequence MDAPVIDAQTPTLSEVTPSALGALGVSGFVDGLGFGARTSICVLLVDGLGWELLDAHAADAPVLAELRKRPLRVGYPATTAAGLAAIGTGVPPGEHGMVGYSFEVPEVGVLNVLRWRRHPDGEYLYDVVSPEEVQTRPTLFAVAAEAGVATTVVSEAQFEGTPLTRAVLSGGTYVGVHALGDLAAAVSTALRERRGFCYAYHGDLDFIGHLYGPGSVPWRLQLRQVDRLVESLVENLPRGAALAVVADHGMVALDETTVVDVDAEPDLRVGVRALAGEVRARHVYAADGASDDVFAAWRETLGDRAWVMRRQEAVERGWFGPVVAEHVLPRIGDIVVAARGRSGVLRRRQEPRESRLIGQHGSLTRAEQLVPFALAVRD; translated from the coding sequence ATGGACGCGCCTGTGATCGATGCGCAGACACCCACGTTGAGTGAGGTCACCCCCTCGGCGCTCGGTGCGCTCGGGGTGAGCGGTTTCGTCGACGGCCTCGGCTTCGGTGCCCGGACGAGCATCTGTGTGTTGCTGGTCGACGGTCTCGGTTGGGAGTTGTTGGACGCCCACGCCGCCGACGCGCCGGTGTTGGCCGAACTGCGGAAGCGACCCCTCCGGGTGGGATACCCCGCCACGACCGCGGCGGGACTGGCGGCCATCGGCACCGGTGTCCCCCCGGGCGAACACGGCATGGTGGGCTACTCGTTCGAGGTGCCCGAGGTGGGGGTGTTGAACGTCCTGCGCTGGCGCCGGCACCCGGACGGCGAGTATCTGTACGACGTCGTGTCGCCCGAGGAGGTGCAAACCAGACCCACGCTGTTCGCCGTCGCCGCCGAGGCGGGCGTGGCCACCACCGTCGTGTCGGAGGCTCAGTTCGAGGGCACTCCCCTCACCCGGGCCGTGCTCTCGGGCGGGACCTATGTGGGCGTGCACGCGTTGGGGGACCTCGCGGCGGCGGTGTCGACGGCGCTGCGGGAGCGCCGTGGTTTCTGCTACGCCTATCACGGCGATCTCGACTTCATCGGGCATCTGTACGGACCGGGTTCGGTGCCATGGCGGCTGCAACTACGGCAGGTCGACCGGCTGGTGGAGTCGTTGGTCGAGAACCTTCCCCGAGGCGCGGCGCTGGCCGTCGTCGCCGACCACGGCATGGTCGCGCTCGATGAGACCACCGTCGTCGACGTCGACGCCGAGCCCGACCTGCGAGTGGGGGTGCGGGCGTTGGCGGGTGAAGTCAGGGCCCGACACGTCTACGCCGCGGACGGCGCGTCGGACGATGTGTTCGCCGCCTGGCGCGAGACGCTGGGTGACCGGGCGTGGGTGATGCGCCGCCAGGAGGCCGTGGAGCGGGGCTGGTTCGGACCGGTGGTGGCCGAGCACGTACTGCCACGTATCGGCGACATCGTGGTGGCGGCTCGAGGGCGTTCGGGCGTGCTGCGGCGACGCCAGGAACCGCGCGAGTCGAGGCTGATCGGCCAGCACGGTTCGTTGACGCGGGCCGAACAGCTCGTGCCGTTCGCGCTCGCGGTGAGGGACTGA
- a CDS encoding FmdB family zinc ribbon protein has protein sequence MPTYAYRCRVCEESFELQRPMSESSAPASCPEGHDDTVKLLTTVALTGSAQAPAPAGGCCGGACGCG, from the coding sequence ATGCCGACCTACGCCTATCGCTGCCGTGTGTGCGAGGAGTCGTTCGAGCTGCAGCGCCCCATGAGTGAGTCGAGTGCACCCGCGTCGTGTCCCGAGGGGCACGACGACACGGTGAAGCTGCTGACCACGGTCGCCCTGACCGGTTCGGCACAGGCGCCCGCGCCGGCGGGTGGCTGCTGCGGTGGCGCCTGCGGGTGCGGGTGA
- the dhaM gene encoding dihydroxyacetone kinase phosphoryl donor subunit DhaM, with amino-acid sequence MRVGLVLVSHSAKLAEGLAEVAEQMAPNVTVLPAGGTPDGGIGTDYDSVVSAVRQADGGAGVVVLYDLGSAQMTAELVVESLDDPGAAVVVDAPLVEGAVAAAVAAQGGADRAGVAQAAIDAGRGAEQREAPIAEAAEETASDVVRTELTLRNEIGLHARPAALLVRAIAGVEADVRLRFGDDEADGHSVLAIMSLGARQGDRIGVEATGPQAREAIDRIEALVERNFEEG; translated from the coding sequence ATGAGGGTCGGCCTCGTCCTGGTGTCCCACAGCGCCAAGCTCGCCGAGGGACTCGCCGAGGTCGCCGAGCAGATGGCGCCGAACGTCACCGTGCTACCCGCAGGGGGGACGCCAGACGGCGGCATCGGCACCGACTACGACTCCGTGGTCTCCGCTGTGCGCCAGGCCGACGGCGGGGCCGGTGTCGTGGTGCTGTACGACCTCGGGAGTGCGCAGATGACGGCCGAACTGGTGGTGGAGTCGCTCGACGATCCCGGTGCGGCTGTGGTGGTGGACGCACCCTTGGTGGAGGGCGCCGTGGCGGCGGCGGTGGCCGCACAGGGCGGCGCTGATCGAGCGGGTGTGGCACAAGCCGCGATCGACGCCGGTCGGGGTGCCGAGCAACGAGAGGCGCCGATCGCGGAGGCGGCCGAGGAGACCGCGTCCGACGTGGTGCGAACCGAGTTGACGTTGCGCAACGAGATCGGATTGCACGCGCGGCCCGCGGCGTTGTTGGTGCGGGCCATCGCCGGTGTGGAAGCGGACGTCCGGCTCCGGTTCGGTGACGATGAGGCCGACGGGCACAGTGTTCTGGCCATCATGTCGCTGGGCGCGCGTCAGGGGGACCGCATCGGTGTCGAGGCCACCGGACCACAGGCGCGTGAGGCGATCGACCGTATCGAGGCGTTGGTCGAGCGCAATTTCGAGGAAGGCTGA
- the dhaL gene encoding dihydroxyacetone kinase subunit DhaL, which yields MGCTANDVAVALRVAAETVAEHSAELTDLDRPIGDGDHGENLKRGFEALVASLDNAVPETPAAVLKVAATTLISKVGGAAGPLYGTAFLRAATAVGQSTELDAATIAAALNAGLDGVVARGKAEVGDATMVDALKPAVEAAQAAKKDGVAAMLSAAADAADEGANSTKPLVARKGRASYLGQRSIGHLDPGARSTALLLRAFAEAAR from the coding sequence ATGGGTTGCACCGCGAATGACGTCGCCGTCGCCCTGCGCGTCGCTGCCGAGACCGTCGCCGAACACAGCGCCGAACTGACCGATCTCGACCGGCCGATCGGCGACGGTGACCACGGGGAGAACCTCAAGCGGGGGTTCGAGGCGCTGGTGGCGAGTCTCGACAACGCCGTGCCGGAGACACCCGCCGCCGTACTCAAGGTCGCGGCCACCACGCTGATCTCGAAGGTGGGCGGTGCCGCCGGACCGCTGTACGGCACGGCTTTCCTGCGTGCGGCCACGGCCGTGGGGCAGTCGACCGAACTGGATGCGGCGACGATCGCCGCCGCGTTGAACGCCGGGCTGGACGGTGTGGTGGCCAGAGGCAAGGCGGAGGTCGGTGACGCCACGATGGTCGACGCTCTGAAGCCGGCCGTCGAAGCGGCGCAGGCCGCCAAGAAGGACGGAGTGGCGGCCATGTTGTCCGCCGCCGCCGATGCCGCCGACGAGGGGGCGAATTCGACGAAGCCGCTCGTGGCGCGTAAGGGGCGGGCCTCCTATCTCGGTCAACGCAGTATCGGGCATCTGGACCCGGGAGCGCGTTCCACGGCGTTGTTGCTGCGCGCGTTCGCGGAGGCGGCGCGATGA
- the dhaK gene encoding dihydroxyacetone kinase subunit DhaK gives MKKIINDPAAVVADSLRGLAAAHADLVRVEYDPNIVVRADSPARGVAVISGGGSGHEPLHTGFVGPGMLHAAVPGAVFTSPTPDAVQAAITATTGDAGALLVVKNYTGDVLNFETAAELASAEGLDVRTVVIDDDVAVVDSTATAGRRGVGGTVLLEKIVGAAAERGDDLDAVESVARTVVERVRSIGVALTAPTVPHVGEPSFDLGDDEIEFGIGIHGEPGRERLPVESAQALVERMVSAIVEDFPLNGGEDVLLFTNSMGGSPLLEVYLAHGIAERLLADRGINVVRRLVGPYITSLEMQGISMTILRMDDQLTELWDAPVRTPALRWGM, from the coding sequence ATGAAGAAGATCATCAATGATCCGGCGGCCGTGGTCGCCGATTCGCTCCGTGGTTTGGCCGCCGCCCATGCCGATCTGGTGCGGGTGGAGTACGACCCGAACATCGTGGTGCGTGCCGATTCACCGGCACGCGGCGTGGCGGTGATCTCGGGAGGCGGTTCGGGACACGAGCCCTTGCACACGGGATTCGTGGGGCCGGGGATGTTGCACGCGGCCGTGCCGGGGGCGGTGTTCACGTCGCCGACACCGGACGCCGTGCAGGCGGCGATCACGGCCACCACGGGTGACGCGGGGGCGTTGTTGGTGGTGAAGAACTACACCGGCGACGTGCTGAACTTCGAGACGGCCGCGGAACTCGCCTCAGCCGAGGGGTTGGACGTGCGCACCGTGGTGATCGACGACGACGTGGCCGTGGTCGATTCCACGGCCACCGCGGGGCGCCGCGGGGTGGGCGGCACGGTGTTGTTGGAGAAGATCGTCGGGGCGGCGGCCGAACGCGGCGATGATCTGGACGCCGTGGAGTCGGTGGCCCGTACCGTGGTGGAGCGGGTGCGTTCCATCGGGGTGGCCCTGACGGCGCCGACCGTGCCGCACGTCGGGGAGCCGAGCTTCGACCTCGGTGACGACGAGATCGAGTTCGGTATCGGTATCCACGGTGAACCGGGTAGGGAACGCCTTCCGGTCGAGTCCGCGCAGGCGCTCGTGGAGCGCATGGTGTCGGCGATCGTCGAGGATTTCCCGCTGAACGGCGGGGAAGACGTCTTGCTGTTCACCAATTCGATGGGTGGTTCGCCCCTGCTGGAGGTGTACCTGGCGCACGGCATCGCCGAACGACTGCTCGCCGATCGGGGGATCAACGTGGTCCGCAGGTTGGTCGGCCCGTACATCACGAGTCTGGAGATGCAGGGGATCAGCATGACGATCCTGCGGATGGACGATCAACTGACCGAACTGTGGGACGCTCCGGTGCGGACGCCCGCGCTGCGTTGGGGGATGTGA
- a CDS encoding DUF3558 domain-containing protein, producing MLTRAVSRRITACCVIALTLLAGCSGEDLAKANFERTTVKAEPGSGQGNVPSAPTDEQALSLPALRSVDPCGLLHDDVVGTFTPDSEGRNSDWGTCVRDFVDAGGKPVSIMLVLGSAGIFADQATTGVEGLPLIETSSDEKTCYSVAVTRRDPDMGISVLAQHEQGGGTPCESGYLVLQSVVKQLRENPPLLPPAEERSLREVDLCGVLEAEHLKAAFEEGDVSVRPGGLNSCQYVQDDIVVHVNARIGFPVSVVEGTEEIELTEEIPAVMRPGTTDTAECDVSWNHLGRSQSEAEVVSLNYYNYSESVDVAEACEKVTALAEGLVEALP from the coding sequence GTGTTGACTCGTGCTGTATCGCGTCGGATAACCGCTTGTTGCGTCATCGCGCTCACGTTGCTCGCCGGATGTTCGGGTGAGGACCTGGCCAAGGCCAATTTCGAACGCACCACGGTGAAGGCCGAACCGGGAAGCGGGCAGGGGAACGTGCCCTCGGCGCCGACCGACGAACAAGCCCTGTCGTTGCCCGCTCTGCGTTCGGTGGATCCGTGCGGGCTGCTGCACGACGACGTCGTCGGCACCTTCACGCCGGACTCTGAGGGGCGGAACAGTGACTGGGGAACGTGTGTGCGGGACTTCGTCGACGCGGGCGGCAAACCCGTCAGCATCATGCTGGTGCTCGGTTCGGCCGGGATCTTCGCCGATCAGGCCACCACCGGTGTCGAGGGACTGCCGTTGATCGAGACGAGCAGCGACGAGAAGACCTGCTACTCGGTGGCGGTGACGCGTCGCGACCCCGATATGGGCATCAGCGTGCTCGCGCAGCACGAGCAGGGCGGGGGTACGCCGTGTGAGAGCGGCTACCTGGTGCTCCAGAGCGTGGTCAAGCAGCTGCGCGAGAACCCGCCGCTGCTCCCGCCGGCGGAGGAACGGTCGCTGCGGGAGGTCGACCTCTGCGGTGTCCTGGAGGCGGAGCACCTGAAGGCGGCGTTCGAGGAAGGCGACGTCAGTGTGCGCCCGGGAGGGCTGAATTCCTGCCAGTACGTGCAGGACGACATCGTGGTCCACGTCAATGCCCGCATCGGTTTCCCCGTGTCCGTCGTCGAAGGCACGGAGGAGATCGAGCTGACCGAGGAGATCCCGGCCGTGATGAGGCCGGGTACCACGGACACGGCCGAATGCGATGTGTCGTGGAACCACCTCGGCCGCTCCCAGAGCGAGGCGGAGGTCGTCAGCCTGAACTACTACAACTACTCCGAGTCGGTCGACGTCGCGGAGGCGTGCGAAAAGGTGACCGCATTGGCGGAGGGCTTGGTCGAGGCCCTGCCATAG
- the nucS gene encoding endonuclease NucS, whose protein sequence is MRLVIARCQVDYAGRLTAHLPMATRLLLVKADGSVSVHSDDRAYKPLNWMSPPCWLIEDGNLWIVENKAGEKLVITIEQIIDEIEHDLGAEPGLVKDGVEAHLQELLAEHITTLGDGYTLVRREYPTAIGPVDILARDAEGGTVAVEIKRRGEIDGVEQLTRYLELLNRDPLLAPVRGVFAAQQIRPQARTLAEDRGIRCVTLDYDKLRGIESNDLTLF, encoded by the coding sequence GTGCGCTTAGTGATCGCTCGGTGCCAGGTGGACTACGCGGGCCGGTTGACGGCTCATCTGCCCATGGCCACGCGTTTGTTGCTTGTCAAGGCCGACGGCTCGGTGTCGGTCCATTCCGACGACCGCGCTTACAAGCCGTTGAACTGGATGAGTCCGCCGTGCTGGCTGATCGAGGACGGCAATCTCTGGATCGTGGAGAACAAGGCGGGCGAGAAACTCGTCATCACGATCGAGCAGATCATCGACGAGATCGAGCACGACCTCGGAGCTGAGCCCGGCCTGGTGAAGGACGGTGTGGAGGCGCATCTGCAGGAATTGCTCGCCGAGCACATCACCACGCTCGGGGACGGCTACACCCTGGTGCGTCGCGAGTATCCGACCGCCATCGGCCCGGTGGACATCCTGGCGCGGGACGCCGAGGGGGGGACCGTCGCCGTGGAGATCAAGCGACGCGGTGAGATCGACGGCGTGGAGCAGCTGACGCGGTATCTGGAACTGCTGAACCGCGATCCGCTGTTGGCGCCCGTGCGAGGGGTGTTCGCCGCGCAGCAGATCCGGCCCCAGGCCCGGACGTTGGCCGAGGACCGGGGGATTCGCTGCGTGACCCTGGACTACGACAAGCTCCGCGGTATCGAGAGCAACGACCTCACGTTGTTCTGA
- a CDS encoding amino acid ABC transporter permease, protein MNDIPTLLDWTDNLVRGLGITLLVTALGTVLMLLVSVFLGLLARSSNLLSRGSARVVIEFFRGTSLPIQLWWLFFALPLLGIKFDPILVGVLAFGLNYGAYGAEVVRGSLEAVPRPQWEAAVALNLSPTQRMTRVVWPQAIALMIPSMNNLFIQLLKSTPLLYTISLVDLMTMGESFHEAGGDRTLIYLVLMAIYFVLAYAVTLLSNMAEVAVKARLGRHEGLRSVFRLRKPVPQEEVTIR, encoded by the coding sequence GTGAATGACATTCCGACCCTGCTCGACTGGACAGACAACCTCGTTCGCGGACTCGGCATCACACTGCTCGTCACGGCTCTCGGCACAGTTCTCATGCTGCTGGTTTCGGTATTCCTGGGCCTGTTGGCCCGTTCGTCGAATCTGCTCTCGCGTGGTTCCGCCAGAGTCGTGATCGAGTTCTTCCGTGGGACCTCACTACCCATCCAACTGTGGTGGCTGTTCTTCGCCCTGCCGCTGTTGGGGATCAAATTCGATCCGATTCTGGTGGGTGTATTGGCCTTCGGACTGAATTACGGCGCATACGGAGCCGAGGTCGTCCGCGGATCACTCGAAGCCGTGCCCCGCCCCCAGTGGGAGGCCGCGGTCGCATTGAACCTGTCCCCCACACAACGCATGACACGGGTCGTCTGGCCGCAGGCGATCGCGCTGATGATCCCGTCGATGAACAACCTGTTCATCCAGCTCCTCAAGAGCACCCCGCTGCTCTACACGATCTCGCTGGTCGACCTGATGACCATGGGCGAGAGCTTCCACGAGGCCGGTGGCGATCGGACCCTCATCTACCTCGTGCTGATGGCGATCTACTTCGTGCTCGCCTACGCCGTGACACTTCTGTCCAATATGGCCGAAGTCGCCGTCAAGGCGAGGCTCGGCAGGCACGAGGGCCTCCGCAGCGTGTTCCGACTCCGCAAGCCCGTCCCCCAGGAAGAGGTGACGATCCGATGA
- the ehuD gene encoding ectoine/hydroxyectoine ABC transporter permease subunit EhuD — MNWDWDYTFEILPELLEHFVRYTLVATVLGITVAAALGLVFAIIRRSRVPVLAQVTTAFIEFVRSTPLLIQLFFLFYALPGMGITLSPMVAGVLGLGVHYACYCADVYRAGIEAVPKGQWEASLALQLPAHITWRRVVLPQAVRNVLPALGNYAIAMFKETPFLALITVPELLRTARTIGGDTYEYLEPLTLAGLIFLAASYPTALLLRKLENRMQPAK, encoded by the coding sequence ATGAACTGGGACTGGGACTACACGTTCGAGATCCTTCCCGAACTGCTCGAGCACTTCGTCCGATACACCTTGGTCGCCACGGTCCTCGGTATCACGGTCGCCGCGGCGCTCGGACTGGTCTTCGCGATCATCCGTCGGTCCCGGGTCCCGGTACTGGCGCAGGTGACGACGGCGTTCATCGAGTTCGTCCGCAGCACACCGCTGTTGATCCAGCTGTTCTTCCTGTTCTACGCGCTGCCGGGAATGGGGATCACGTTGTCACCGATGGTCGCGGGTGTCCTCGGCCTCGGCGTGCACTACGCGTGCTACTGCGCCGACGTGTACCGGGCCGGCATCGAAGCCGTTCCGAAGGGACAGTGGGAGGCCTCGCTCGCCCTCCAGCTCCCGGCGCACATCACGTGGCGCAGGGTGGTCCTGCCTCAAGCCGTGCGTAACGTCCTACCCGCTTTGGGTAACTACGCCATCGCGATGTTCAAGGAAACGCCGTTCCTGGCACTCATCACCGTGCCCGAGCTACTGCGCACCGCGCGCACCATCGGCGGGGACACCTACGAGTACCTGGAGCCGTTGACCCTGGCCGGGCTGATCTTCCTCGCGGCCAGCTATCCGACGGCGCTGCTGTTGCGCAAGCTGGAAAACCGCATGCAACCCGCGAAATGA
- the ehuB gene encoding ectoine/hydroxyectoine ABC transporter substrate-binding protein EhuB: MSKPNLSRRTLLRYSAVGLAAVGGGSLLAACEVTNPDTGQAEGAGIQQRIDSGQPVRIAVANEPPYTKLGADGELSGASPDVTKAVLERMGVSAVKGVQTDYDSMIPGLGADRWDIVSAGLFMNKTRCSKVLYASPDIVSTESFAVPAGNPKGLTTVDDVKRSDVVVAVLAGSYELKTAKSLGIEEGKLQTYPKAPDAMQGMSDGRVDAVLLPTLTLRSHKEQYGGDFEITDPLESFPVTGAGAAFRKSDSDFHAKFDAELREFKKTEEFARILEQWGFDAEPSREATTEELCATEG; the protein is encoded by the coding sequence GTGTCGAAACCGAACCTCTCTCGTCGAACATTGTTGCGGTACTCGGCCGTCGGACTCGCCGCGGTGGGCGGTGGGTCGTTGCTCGCCGCGTGCGAGGTGACGAATCCCGACACCGGGCAGGCCGAGGGTGCGGGTATCCAGCAGCGAATCGACTCCGGTCAGCCTGTGCGTATCGCCGTGGCGAACGAACCGCCGTACACGAAGTTGGGTGCCGACGGCGAGTTGTCCGGTGCCTCGCCCGACGTCACCAAGGCGGTTCTGGAGCGTATGGGTGTCTCCGCCGTCAAAGGAGTCCAGACCGATTACGACTCGATGATCCCCGGTCTGGGAGCGGATCGGTGGGACATCGTCAGCGCGGGCCTGTTCATGAACAAGACCCGCTGCTCGAAGGTCCTCTACGCTTCCCCCGACATCGTCTCGACCGAGTCCTTCGCCGTGCCCGCGGGGAATCCGAAGGGGCTGACCACGGTCGACGACGTGAAGCGCTCCGATGTCGTCGTGGCGGTGCTCGCGGGCAGCTACGAGTTGAAGACCGCGAAATCGCTGGGCATCGAGGAGGGCAAGCTTCAGACGTACCCGAAGGCGCCGGACGCGATGCAGGGAATGAGCGACGGGCGGGTGGACGCCGTGTTGCTGCCGACGTTGACGTTGAGGTCACACAAGGAGCAGTACGGTGGCGATTTCGAGATCACCGATCCGTTGGAGTCGTTCCCCGTCACCGGGGCGGGAGCCGCGTTCCGTAAGTCCGATTCGGACTTCCATGCCAAGTTCGACGCGGAACTGCGGGAGTTCAAAAAGACCGAGGAGTTCGCCCGGATCCTGGAGCAATGGGGTTTCGACGCCGAGCCCTCCCGTGAGGCGACGACCGAGGAGCTCTGCGCGACCGAAGGCTGA
- a CDS encoding NUDIX domain-containing protein has protein sequence MERLDSREVYTNNWMTVREDKIRRTDGSHGVYGVVDKPDYALVIPLSGNSIQLVEQFRYPLGIRRWEFPQGTAPERAELPPRELAARELREETGLSAGKLVEIGLLDVAPGMSSQRGRVFLATDLTEGEPERELEEQDMRTAWFERGQIERMIADGEITDAQSVAAYTLLLLWERRHAH, from the coding sequence ATGGAGAGGCTCGACTCGCGCGAGGTGTACACCAATAATTGGATGACGGTGCGCGAGGACAAAATTCGCAGAACAGACGGCTCACACGGGGTCTACGGCGTCGTCGACAAACCGGACTACGCACTCGTCATTCCACTGTCCGGAAACTCGATCCAACTCGTCGAACAATTTCGTTATCCACTCGGTATTCGACGTTGGGAGTTCCCGCAGGGGACGGCTCCCGAACGTGCCGAACTCCCGCCCCGCGAACTCGCGGCACGCGAACTCCGGGAGGAGACCGGACTGTCGGCCGGCAAGCTGGTGGAGATCGGTCTGCTCGACGTCGCGCCGGGTATGTCGAGTCAACGGGGACGGGTGTTCCTGGCGACGGATCTCACCGAGGGCGAGCCCGAGCGGGAGCTCGAGGAGCAGGACATGCGTACGGCATGGTTCGAGCGGGGTCAGATCGAACGGATGATCGCCGACGGTGAGATCACCGACGCACAATCGGTCGCCGCCTACACCCTCCTGCTCCTCTGGGAACGCCGACACGCCCACTGA
- a CDS encoding enoyl-CoA hydratase-related protein, whose protein sequence is MGDYEHVLVTREDDTVTITMNRPARRNALSEPHLRELLAAFTEVGHSDATGIVLAGAGPVFSAGHDFADVAARDLTGVRELLRLCTELMRTMQSVPQVVLARVHGLATAAGCQLVASCDLAVAGESAGFALPGGKGGWFCHTPAVPVARSVGRKRLMELALTGDTIDAATALEWGLVNRVVPDAELDDAVADLLGRATRGSRAAKALGKQTLYAQLDRPEQDAYAIALEVMAAASQLPGAREGMAAFLEKRTPEWPD, encoded by the coding sequence ATGGGTGACTACGAACACGTTCTCGTCACACGCGAGGACGACACCGTGACGATCACCATGAACCGGCCCGCGCGGCGTAATGCGCTGTCCGAGCCACACCTGCGGGAGTTGCTCGCCGCTTTCACCGAGGTGGGGCACAGCGATGCCACGGGCATCGTGTTGGCCGGTGCGGGGCCGGTGTTCTCCGCCGGCCACGACTTCGCCGACGTCGCCGCGCGGGATCTGACGGGGGTGCGGGAGCTGTTGCGCCTGTGCACCGAGCTGATGCGGACGATGCAGTCGGTGCCCCAGGTGGTGCTGGCTCGCGTGCACGGTCTCGCGACGGCGGCGGGGTGTCAGCTCGTGGCGTCGTGCGATCTCGCGGTGGCCGGGGAGTCGGCGGGATTCGCGCTTCCCGGGGGGAAGGGCGGCTGGTTCTGTCACACCCCGGCGGTGCCGGTGGCGCGGTCCGTGGGACGTAAGCGGCTCATGGAACTGGCCTTGACCGGTGACACCATCGACGCGGCGACGGCGTTGGAATGGGGGCTGGTCAACCGTGTGGTGCCCGACGCGGAGTTGGACGACGCGGTCGCCGATCTCCTCGGACGTGCCACGCGGGGTAGTCGGGCGGCGAAGGCGCTCGGCAAGCAGACGCTGTATGCCCAGCTGGACCGCCCGGAACAGGATGCGTACGCCATCGCGCTCGAAGTGATGGCGGCGGCGTCGCAGCTGCCGGGCGCACGTGAGGGGATGGCGGCGTTCTTGGAGAAGCGAACGCCCGAATGGCCGGACTGA